One window from the genome of Hydra vulgaris chromosome 02, alternate assembly HydraT2T_AEP encodes:
- the LOC100212270 gene encoding transcription intermediary factor 1-alpha isoform X1 gives MSELSDQKKSAVDSDFASFSPIIHEQEDITDKSDIEIIEKNNVKEIIHENNVLKDVFSEPITDKDNPFKASPAENINLADTVLKPKINIELEANISKKKSCDVEEDTTLKQNDSGTLLSQGGEFSAEENELNASLIDSSLKELQTTSDIRFFICGSCKNNPILIGSVPKLLPCLHSFCEKCLQDRYDKQKRLAGCNNVVPRMKCPSCGQEFLVTGTDKPTSGFLNNQFVIESTQSQGNSEAENHQCTSCDDRSPAGSYCMNCNEWLCKVCVTAHQRVKVTKDHIIQSQSSSEHSPVGTSNPQTKEKPLFCKVHPHEQLRLFCANCDKLTCRDCQLVEHKDHRYQFIEEAASKHREILRKLLQYLQINLGFLKETIQEVEKVSTGLAEQEATVEAQVNKSFDAMVSAIRSRQESVIKELKVIVSSKQALLTKQKKDLTQMRIILEHNHDFAEFAVKGGSNVALLYSRKVLGTRLHNLNSLKYRQRPLAFTDLKFSMDVEKLCSYFNKIGAVYSQDDMQRKLDHYNTKATNFSSPLSISSSSRSYNKNNPIESIAAINKRISDTTCNNTTSYINLSKQGSLNLPGHLALRNNTSPSSFNINAYRLPSHNQDMLILSSSQQSQGMHSNQNNINYKNVNDNNRYNRNVPLSHLTPTYDINCLNNYNSRSNHLLINSYSKSNPTISPRGDANIYFPGASEKGNNIEYIQKMVDSSITHSSPKSIQQDIMRNLSGDHINLSGRLSVGDHSSQKSCLQTSVNSQSQQGTSNETTKNIEPGVSDKSVTNHHTPIVNVKEERKSPENNLSATSFSENGINQEEYQCESGFDESQNNEDYCGVCRNGGQLLCCDTCPKVYHLQCHIPVLNDLPRDSWSCGLCVELEPAPTASIGTRRKSLELTERDVKICQKILLKLFIHADSLPFHHKVSKAQAPDYYKVINKPMDLHTVLTKLNPQHFQHYKSLEEFISDIRLIFANCYIYNLRETEIWKMGRKLEQHFNAIVRRLVPNMSQYPLENTEPSAKRRRDNEVPKS, from the exons ATGAGCGAACTTAGTGATCAGAAAAAATCAGCAGTTGATTCCGATTTTGCATCTTTTTCTCCAATAATTCATGAGCAAGAGGATATTACAGACAAATCTGATATcgaaataatagaaaaaaataatgttaaagaaATAATTCATGAAAATAACGTTTTAAAGGATGTTTTTAGTGAACCAATTACAGATAAAGATAATCCTTTCAAAGCTTCACCAGCAGAAAATATAAACCTTGCAGATACAGTTCTCAAACCTAAAATTAATATAGAATTAGAAGCTAATATCAGTAAGAAAAAGTCTTGTGATGTAGAAGAAGATACTACTCTTAAACAAAATGATAGTGGTACTTTACTTTCACAAGGTGGGGAGTTTTCTGCCGAAGAAAATGAACTTAATGCTAGTTTAATTGATTCTTCATTAAAAGAGCTTCAAACAACTTCtgatataagattttttatatgcGGTTCATGCAAAAATAATCCTATACTCATAGGTTCTGTCCCTAAATTGTTACCATGTCTTCATTCTTTTTGTGAAAAGTGTTTGCAAGATCGTTATGATAAACAAAAGCGACTTGCTGGATGTAATAATGTTGTGCCGAGAATGAAATGCCCATCTTGTGGGCAGGAATTTCTTGTTACAGGTACAGACAAGCCAACATCAGGTTTTCTGAATAATCAGTTTGTTATTGAGTCAACTCAAAGTCAAGGCAATTCAGAAGCTGAAAATCATCAATGTACCTCGTGTGATGATAGAAGTCCTGCTGGTTCTTATTGTATGAATTGTAATGAATGGTTATGTAAAGTTTGTGTGACTGCTCATCAACgagtaaaagttacaaaagatCATATTATTCAATCTCAATCTAGTTCTGAACATTCTCCAGTTGGAACATCAAATCCACAAACTAAAGAAAAACCTTTGTTTTGTAAAGTACACCCTCATGAACAATTGCGTTTATTTTGTGCTAATTGTGATAAACTTACATGTCGAGATTGTCAGTTAGTTGAACATAAAGACCATCGGTATCAGTTTATTGAAGAAGCAGCATCTAAACATAGAGAAATTTTAAGGAAATtgttacaatatttacaaattaatctaggatttttaaaagaaacaatacaggaagTTGAAAAAGTAAGTACCGGTCTAGCAGAACAAGAAGCAACAGTCGAAGCtcaagtaaataaatcatttgatGCTATGGTAAGTGCAATAAGATCTAGACAGGAGAGTGTCATAAAAGAGCTTAAAGTTATAGTTTCAAGTAAGCAAGCGCTACTTACTAAACAGAAGAAAGATTTGACACAGATGAGAATAATATTAGAGCATAATCATGACTTTGCTGAGTTTGCTGTCAAAGGAGGAAGTAATGTGGCACTGTTATATAGTAGAAAGGTTTTAGGTACGCGATTGCATaacttaaatagtttaaaataccGTCAAAGGCCATTAGCTTTTACAGATTTAAAGTTTAGCATGGACGTTGAAAAATTGTGCtcatattttaacaaaattggtGCTGTTTATTCACAAGATGATATGCAACGCAAGCTTGATCACTATAATACAAAAGCTACAAATTTTTCCTCGCCACTTAGTATTTCTTCATCTTCTCGATCCTACAATAAGAATAATCCTATTGAATCAATAGCAGCCATTAATAAACGTATTTCAGACACTACTTGTAATAATACGACTtcttatataaacttatcaaaaCAAGGTTCTCTTAATTTACCCGGACACCTTGCTTTGCGAAATAATACCTCTCCGAgttcttttaatataaatgctTATCGCTTACCTTCACATAATCAAGATATGCTAATATTATCTTCTTCACAACAAAGCCAAGGCATGCATTCCAatcaaaataacattaattacaAGAATGTGAATGATAATAACAGATACAATCGAAATGTACCACTTTCTCATTTGACTCCTACTTATGATATCAAttgtttaaacaattataatagtCGCTCAAATCATCTTTTAATTAACAGTTATTCTAAATCAAATCCTACCATTTCTCCCAGAGGAGATgctaatatttattttcctgGAGCAAGTGAAAAAGGTAACAATATTGAATACATTCAAAAAATGGTAGACTCGTCGATAACTCACTCATCTCCAAAGTCTATTCAGCAAGATATTATGAGAAATCTATCTGGTGATCATATAAACTTGTCTGGTAGGTTATCTGTTGGAGACCATTCATCTCAAAAATCATGTCTACAAACATCAGTTAATTCACAGTCACAACAGGGTACATCcaatgaaacaacaaaaaatattgaaccaGGTGTCAGTGATAAATCAGTAACAAATCATCATACTCCTATTGTCAATGTTAAAGAGGAGCGGAAATCAcctgaaaataatttatcagCGACAAGTTTCTCTGAa AATGGGATTAACCAGGAGGAGTATCAATGTGAAAGTGGATTTGATGAAAGTCAAAACAATGAAGACTATTGTGGTGTATGTAGAAATGGTGGTCAATTGCTATGTTGTGATACATGTCCAAAGGTTTATCATTTGCAATGCCACATTCCTGTTTTGAATGATCTTCCAAg GGACTCGTGGAGCTGTGGTCTTTGTGTTGAGCTTGAACCAGCCCCCACAG CTTCTATTGGAACCCGAAGAAAGTCATTAGAGCTTACTGAAAGGGATGTAAag atttgtcagaaaattcttttaaagttgtTCATTCATGCTGACAGCCTTCCTTTTCATCATAAAGTCAGCAAAGCT